A genomic stretch from Sinorhizobium terangae includes:
- the pgeF gene encoding peptidoglycan editing factor PgeF yields the protein MQDDASLSPVQSPLFSTKAGPAIAHGYFTRKGGVSEGIYRGLNVGLGSKDDRERVGENRARVARWFDAEPRRLATVHQIHSPDAVVVDGSYDGARPDADALVTATPGIVLGVLSADCGPVLFTDPQAGVIGAAHAGWKGALGGILESTIEAMISLGARRERIIACLGPSISRTHYEVGAEFVERFIATDEDYASFFSPSGQNGHAMFDLPGLTIRRLTEAGVTAENLDICTYADEDRFFSYRRTTHRQEPDYGRQMSAICIREI from the coding sequence ATGCAGGACGACGCCTCGCTTTCCCCGGTTCAGAGTCCGCTCTTCAGTACAAAGGCGGGACCGGCGATCGCACACGGCTATTTCACCCGCAAGGGCGGCGTTTCCGAAGGCATCTATCGCGGCCTGAATGTCGGCCTCGGTTCGAAGGACGACCGCGAACGCGTCGGCGAAAACCGGGCGCGCGTCGCGCGCTGGTTCGATGCCGAGCCGCGGCGCCTTGCAACCGTCCACCAGATCCACTCGCCGGACGCCGTCGTCGTCGACGGCAGCTATGACGGCGCGCGCCCCGATGCCGATGCGCTCGTGACTGCGACCCCGGGTATCGTGCTCGGCGTTCTTTCAGCCGATTGCGGGCCGGTGCTCTTTACCGATCCGCAAGCCGGCGTGATCGGCGCGGCCCATGCCGGTTGGAAAGGCGCGCTCGGCGGGATTCTGGAAAGCACCATCGAGGCGATGATCTCGCTCGGCGCGCGCCGCGAGCGGATCATCGCCTGCCTTGGCCCTTCGATCAGCCGCACGCACTACGAGGTCGGGGCCGAATTCGTCGAACGGTTCATTGCCACCGACGAGGACTATGCATCTTTCTTCAGCCCGTCCGGACAGAACGGCCATGCCATGTTCGACCTGCCGGGGCTGACAATCCGGCGACTGACGGAAGCCGGCGTGACGGCGGAAAATCTCGACATCTGCACCTACGCGGACGAGGACCGTTTCTTTTCCTACCGCCGCACGACGCACAGACAGGAGCCAGACTACGGCCGGCAGATGTCGGCGATCTGCATACGGGAGATTTGA
- the proC gene encoding pyrroline-5-carboxylate reductase, which translates to MAVAVSGPIVLIGAGNMGGAMLGGWLKSGVKGGDVLVIDPGPPPAMAKLIADNGVSHATSAPDGVKAGVLFLAVKPQIMDAVLPPLKGLVGPQTVIVSVAAGKTLRSIESHLGEAATVRAMPNTPAMIGRGVTGAYANARVTEAQRALVHNLLKVSGPVEWVETEADIDAVTAVSGSGPAYVFYLVECMAEAGRRAGLKADLAMRLARETVAGAGELLHQSPDDAAQLRQNVTSPGGTTAAALAILMADDGMQPLFNKAIAAARKRAEELAG; encoded by the coding sequence ATGGCTGTAGCCGTGTCTGGTCCAATCGTCCTCATCGGTGCCGGCAATATGGGCGGTGCGATGCTTGGCGGCTGGTTGAAGAGCGGCGTCAAGGGTGGCGACGTCCTCGTCATCGATCCGGGTCCGCCGCCGGCGATGGCGAAGCTGATTGCCGACAATGGCGTCAGCCATGCCACATCCGCACCGGACGGCGTCAAGGCGGGCGTGCTCTTCCTGGCGGTCAAGCCCCAGATCATGGACGCCGTATTGCCGCCGCTCAAAGGGCTCGTCGGTCCGCAGACGGTCATTGTTTCCGTCGCCGCAGGCAAGACGCTCCGGTCCATTGAAAGCCATCTTGGCGAAGCTGCAACCGTGCGTGCCATGCCGAATACTCCGGCGATGATCGGCCGCGGCGTTACCGGCGCCTATGCGAATGCGCGCGTAACAGAGGCGCAGCGCGCTCTGGTTCATAACCTTCTGAAGGTCAGCGGTCCGGTCGAATGGGTCGAGACCGAAGCCGATATCGATGCCGTGACGGCCGTTTCCGGCAGTGGACCGGCCTATGTCTTCTATCTCGTCGAGTGCATGGCGGAGGCCGGGCGCAGGGCCGGCCTCAAGGCGGACCTCGCCATGCGTCTCGCTCGGGAAACCGTCGCGGGGGCTGGTGAACTCCTGCATCAGTCCCCCGACGATGCCGCGCAGTTGCGCCAGAATGTAACTTCTCCCGGCGGCACGACGGCCGCGGCACTTGCCATTCTAATGGCCGACGACGGAATGCAGCCGCTCTTCAACAAGGCCATCGCAGCCGCGCGCAAGCGCGCCGAGGAACTGGCCGGATAA
- a CDS encoding response regulator encodes MTVKAKVSDDAAHLLIVDDDRRIRDLLNRYLVEQGFRVTTAGDADEARRKLIGIDFDLLIVDVMMPGESGIQLTQSLRHIKTVPIIMLTALAESNSRIEGLEAGADDYLPKPFEPRELVLRINNILRRNQPTQAPKVDQVIFGPYTFSVVRKELRRGADHIRLTDREQEIMTLFSQRAGETIPRHELIGDDAEVGERTIDVQINRLRRKIEDDPSNPIWLQTVRGIGYRLSVD; translated from the coding sequence ATGACAGTAAAAGCGAAAGTCTCCGACGATGCGGCGCATCTTCTGATCGTCGATGACGACCGACGGATTCGAGACCTGCTCAACCGCTACCTGGTCGAGCAGGGTTTCCGGGTGACGACGGCTGGCGATGCCGACGAGGCGCGGCGCAAGCTGATCGGCATTGATTTCGATCTCCTGATCGTCGATGTAATGATGCCCGGTGAGAGCGGCATTCAACTGACGCAGAGCCTGAGGCATATCAAAACGGTGCCGATTATCATGCTGACGGCGCTGGCGGAATCGAATTCGCGCATCGAAGGCCTTGAGGCAGGTGCGGACGACTATCTGCCGAAGCCTTTCGAGCCGCGCGAACTCGTGCTCCGCATCAACAACATCCTGCGCCGCAACCAGCCGACACAGGCGCCCAAGGTCGATCAGGTCATTTTCGGCCCCTACACCTTCTCCGTGGTGCGCAAGGAGCTCCGTCGCGGTGCCGATCATATCCGTCTCACCGACCGCGAACAGGAGATCATGACCCTGTTTTCCCAACGCGCTGGGGAGACCATTCCCCGGCATGAACTGATCGGAGACGATGCCGAGGTCGGCGAACGGACGATCGACGTGCAAATCAACCGGCTAAGGCGCAAGATCGAGGACGACCCGTCCAACCCCATCTGGCTTCAAACGGTGCGCGGCATCGGTTACCGGCTGAGTGTGGACTAA
- the lgt gene encoding prolipoprotein diacylglyceryl transferase: METIATRLAILPFPEIDPVIFTIGPLAIHWYGLAYVAGILIGWFYARRIVQNTALWRNGTPAFNLTQLDDFLLWVAAGIVLGGRIGYILFYDLSSVLQNPIRAIEIWNGGMSFHGGLLGTTLAMIIFARRNAIAVWSLFDVVAAVVPIGLFFGRIANFINGELWGRLSSMPWAIVFPTGGPFPRHPSQLYEAALEGILLLLVLAYFVYRRKALKVPGLVCGIFVCGYAASRIFVEFFREPDAQIGYLAGGWLTMGMVLSLPMALAGIWAIARARRAAATA; this comes from the coding sequence TTGGAAACAATCGCCACCCGCCTCGCCATCCTCCCCTTCCCGGAAATCGACCCCGTCATCTTCACGATCGGGCCGCTTGCCATTCACTGGTACGGCCTCGCCTATGTCGCAGGCATCCTCATCGGCTGGTTCTATGCGCGCCGCATCGTCCAGAACACCGCGCTCTGGCGCAACGGGACCCCCGCATTCAACCTGACGCAACTCGACGATTTCCTGCTCTGGGTTGCCGCCGGCATCGTCCTTGGCGGACGCATCGGATACATCCTTTTCTACGATCTGAGCTCCGTCCTGCAAAATCCGATCCGCGCGATCGAGATCTGGAACGGCGGCATGTCGTTCCATGGCGGCTTGCTCGGCACGACGCTCGCGATGATCATTTTCGCGCGGCGCAACGCTATTGCCGTCTGGAGCCTGTTCGACGTCGTCGCCGCCGTGGTGCCGATCGGCCTCTTTTTCGGCCGCATCGCCAACTTCATCAACGGCGAACTTTGGGGACGTTTGTCGTCCATGCCCTGGGCGATCGTCTTTCCGACGGGCGGTCCCTTTCCCCGCCACCCGAGCCAGCTCTATGAGGCGGCGCTCGAAGGCATTCTGCTCCTCCTGGTGCTTGCCTATTTCGTCTACCGTCGCAAAGCATTGAAGGTCCCCGGCCTGGTCTGCGGCATATTCGTCTGCGGCTATGCCGCGAGCCGCATTTTTGTCGAATTCTTCCGCGAACCGGACGCTCAGATCGGCTATCTGGCCGGCGGCTGGCTGACCATGGGCATGGTGCTGTCGCTGCCGATGGCGCTCGCAGGCATATGGGCGATCGCGCGCGCACGCCGGGCAGCAGCGACCGCATAA
- a CDS encoding tRNA-binding protein: protein MAETISFADFERVDIRVGTIIEAEPFPEARKPALKLKIDFGSEIGIKRSSAQITVHYKPEDLVGRQVLGVVNFPPRQIGPVRSEVLTLGFEDEAGAIVLAATDKPVPNGKKLM from the coding sequence ATGGCCGAGACCATTTCCTTCGCCGATTTCGAGCGCGTCGACATTCGCGTCGGAACGATCATCGAAGCCGAGCCCTTCCCGGAGGCACGCAAGCCCGCACTCAAGCTGAAAATCGATTTCGGTTCCGAAATCGGCATAAAGCGGTCATCGGCGCAAATTACTGTGCACTATAAGCCGGAGGATCTCGTCGGACGACAGGTGCTGGGCGTGGTTAACTTTCCGCCACGCCAGATCGGCCCAGTGCGTTCCGAGGTGCTGACCCTCGGTTTCGAGGATGAGGCCGGTGCAATCGTGCTGGCGGCGACCGACAAGCCGGTGCCGAACGGCAAGAAGTTGATGTGA
- a CDS encoding ATP-binding protein: MASFDSIRREGTGPADGAWKRLTRWLRRRLPIGLYARSLLIVIIPMVLLQSVVAFVFMERHWQLVTQRLSAAVTSDIASIVDLITTFPRDGDIDQIVRIAREQLNLNIAVEPGGDLPPPRPKPFFEILDQILSEEISNQIRRPFWIDTVGNSKIVEIRIKLDDGRILRVYARRNQAYASNTHIFLVWMVGASLVLLTIAILFLRGQIKPILALASAAESFGKGQKIDDFAPRGAEEIRRAGLAFILMRERIERQIEQRTAMLTGVSHDLRTILTRFKLQLALAGNNPDLESLNNDVEDMQNMLEGYLAFARGEAEEDVGELKLSDLMTRLAAEAELYGKTLTTSIEGEDDIRVRPAAFTRLVANLASNAYRYANSVRIEARHSAKWLTITVDDDGPGIPERSREDVFKPFFRLDEARNLDSSGTGLGLAIARDIARSHGGNVTLGDSPLGGLRATVRVPT, from the coding sequence ATGGCAAGCTTTGACAGCATCAGGCGCGAAGGAACGGGCCCCGCCGACGGGGCCTGGAAACGCCTGACGCGGTGGTTGCGCCGCCGCCTGCCGATCGGCCTTTACGCGCGCTCGCTGCTGATCGTCATCATTCCAATGGTGCTGCTGCAGTCGGTCGTCGCCTTCGTCTTCATGGAGCGCCACTGGCAGCTCGTGACGCAACGCCTCTCGGCCGCTGTGACCAGCGACATAGCCTCGATCGTCGATCTGATCACGACCTTTCCGCGCGATGGCGATATCGACCAGATCGTGCGCATTGCCCGTGAACAACTCAATCTGAACATCGCCGTCGAGCCTGGCGGTGATTTGCCACCGCCACGCCCCAAGCCCTTCTTCGAAATCCTCGACCAGATCCTCAGCGAGGAGATTTCGAACCAGATCCGCCGCCCCTTCTGGATCGACACCGTCGGCAATTCGAAGATCGTCGAGATCCGCATCAAGCTCGATGATGGCCGCATCCTCAGGGTCTATGCGCGGCGCAACCAGGCCTATGCTTCCAACACCCATATCTTCCTGGTCTGGATGGTCGGCGCCTCGCTCGTGCTGCTGACGATTGCGATCCTCTTCCTGCGCGGGCAGATCAAGCCGATCCTGGCGCTGGCAAGCGCTGCGGAAAGCTTCGGCAAGGGCCAGAAGATCGACGACTTCGCGCCGCGCGGCGCCGAGGAAATCCGCCGCGCCGGTCTTGCCTTCATCCTCATGCGCGAACGCATCGAGCGCCAGATCGAGCAGCGCACCGCAATGCTGACCGGCGTCAGCCACGATCTGCGCACGATCCTCACACGCTTCAAGCTGCAACTCGCACTCGCCGGCAACAACCCGGACCTCGAAAGCCTCAACAACGATGTCGAGGACATGCAGAACATGCTGGAAGGCTATCTAGCCTTCGCGCGGGGCGAGGCGGAAGAGGATGTCGGTGAGTTGAAACTCAGCGACCTCATGACCCGCCTTGCGGCCGAGGCGGAGCTATACGGCAAGACGCTGACGACCTCGATCGAAGGAGAAGACGATATCCGGGTAAGGCCCGCCGCCTTCACCCGCCTCGTCGCCAATCTTGCATCGAATGCTTATCGCTACGCCAATTCGGTGCGGATCGAGGCGCGCCACAGTGCGAAGTGGCTGACGATTACGGTCGACGACGACGGGCCCGGCATTCCGGAGAGATCGAGAGAGGACGTGTTCAAGCCGTTCTTCCGCCTCGACGAGGCCCGCAACCTCGACAGTTCTGGCACGGGGCTCGGGCTCGCGATCGCCCGCGATATCGCGCGAAGCCACGGAGGGAACGTCACCCTCGGCGACAGCCCACTCGGCGGTTTGCGCGCAACAGTGCGCGTGCCGACGTGA
- a CDS encoding accessory factor UbiK family protein yields the protein MSTGANRILDDFAKLMTDAAGAAQGVRREVETAFRAQAESWLNSLDVVKREEFEAIKEMAVKARDENDALLARIEALEARLAETGKKK from the coding sequence ATGAGCACTGGAGCCAACCGCATTCTGGACGATTTTGCCAAGCTGATGACCGATGCGGCGGGCGCTGCCCAGGGCGTGCGACGCGAGGTCGAGACGGCTTTCCGCGCGCAGGCCGAAAGCTGGCTGAATTCGCTCGATGTGGTCAAGCGCGAGGAATTCGAGGCGATCAAGGAAATGGCCGTCAAGGCGCGCGACGAAAACGACGCGCTGCTTGCCCGCATCGAAGCGCTCGAAGCACGCCTCGCAGAGACCGGAAAGAAGAAGTAA
- a CDS encoding class I SAM-dependent methyltransferase encodes MTNPLADKIKALIKTNGPISVTDYFSLCLADPQHGYYRVREPFGRAGDFTTAPEISQLFGEMIGIFLVHAWQEHGRPEPAIIAEIGPGRGTMMSDTLRVIARLAPDLYRSASVHLVETSERLQKVQAETLAGHEGKVHWHASFETLPAGFLLLAANELFDAIPIRQFVRTAQGFRERMVGLDADGELIFAAGVAGIDPSLLPSPAQSVAEGTIFEIAPARDAVMAAFCERLRAGGGTAIIIDYGHLATGYGDTLQAVREHRYDPPLASPGRADLTSHVDFEQLARRAKAEGLQVNGLAHQGDFLVGLGLLERAAALGRGKDTPTQEGIRAAVERLAGSGAGKMGELFKVLAVSSPEVTLAPFQKKAQ; translated from the coding sequence ATGACGAATCCTCTTGCCGACAAGATCAAGGCGCTGATCAAGACCAACGGGCCGATCAGCGTCACCGACTACTTTTCGCTCTGCCTCGCCGATCCGCAGCACGGCTACTACCGGGTCCGCGAGCCCTTCGGCCGCGCCGGCGATTTCACCACCGCGCCGGAGATCAGTCAGCTTTTCGGCGAAATGATCGGCATATTCCTGGTGCATGCGTGGCAGGAGCACGGCCGCCCTGAGCCTGCGATCATCGCCGAGATCGGCCCGGGCCGAGGCACGATGATGTCCGATACGCTGCGCGTCATCGCTCGGCTGGCGCCCGATCTCTATCGGTCGGCGAGCGTCCACCTCGTAGAGACGAGCGAGCGGTTGCAGAAGGTGCAGGCCGAAACGCTTGCGGGACACGAGGGCAAGGTCCATTGGCACGCGAGCTTCGAAACCTTGCCCGCAGGCTTTCTCCTGCTCGCGGCAAACGAGCTTTTCGACGCAATTCCCATCCGGCAATTCGTTCGCACCGCGCAGGGGTTCCGCGAGCGGATGGTCGGTCTCGACGCCGATGGCGAATTGATCTTCGCGGCCGGCGTTGCGGGCATCGACCCGTCGCTTCTGCCCTCGCCGGCGCAATCGGTCGCAGAAGGCACGATCTTCGAGATCGCCCCTGCACGCGACGCAGTAATGGCCGCGTTTTGCGAGCGTCTTCGCGCCGGCGGCGGTACGGCAATCATCATCGACTACGGACATCTGGCGACCGGCTACGGAGACACACTGCAAGCGGTGCGCGAGCATCGCTACGATCCTCCGCTCGCCAGCCCCGGGCGGGCGGATCTCACGAGCCATGTCGATTTCGAGCAGCTTGCCCGCCGCGCGAAGGCGGAAGGGCTGCAGGTCAACGGACTTGCCCATCAGGGTGACTTCCTCGTCGGCCTCGGCCTGCTCGAGAGGGCAGCCGCACTCGGCCGCGGCAAGGACACGCCGACACAGGAAGGCATTCGCGCCGCCGTCGAACGGCTCGCCGGCTCGGGAGCAGGAAAGATGGGCGAACTGTTCAAGGTGCTGGCGGTCAGCAGTCCCGAAGTCACGCTGGCGCCGTTCCAGAAAAAGGCACAGTAA
- a CDS encoding MarR family winged helix-turn-helix transcriptional regulator has product MPGRPKDNTEYLTEVAGQEEDTIDFEIIELLFFAYRDFTGDPDAILEKSGFGRAHHRVVHFVNREPGMTVADLLETLKITKQSLARVLKQLIDSGYIRQVTGPEDRRQRMLYTTEEGKALARALAEPQSRRIAKALAKTGPGARETVKRFLANMKNAAAD; this is encoded by the coding sequence GTGCCCGGCCGACCTAAGGACAACACCGAGTACCTGACCGAAGTTGCCGGTCAGGAGGAGGACACGATAGATTTCGAGATCATCGAGCTGCTCTTCTTTGCCTATCGCGACTTCACCGGTGATCCGGACGCCATACTCGAAAAGAGCGGCTTCGGCCGAGCACATCACCGCGTCGTGCATTTCGTCAATCGCGAGCCCGGGATGACAGTCGCCGACCTTCTCGAGACGTTGAAGATCACCAAGCAGAGCCTTGCTCGCGTTTTGAAGCAGCTTATCGATTCCGGCTATATTCGGCAGGTGACCGGCCCTGAGGACAGACGGCAGCGAATGCTTTACACCACAGAGGAAGGCAAGGCGCTGGCCCGGGCGCTTGCTGAGCCACAGTCCCGCCGCATAGCAAAGGCATTGGCAAAAACGGGTCCCGGCGCGCGTGAAACCGTGAAGCGTTTTCTCGCCAACATGAAGAATGCCGCCGCGGACTGA
- a CDS encoding YbjN domain-containing protein, whose product MSLLEMEVERQSNPVDMIEFVAANNDWSFERSGEDEIAMTVEGKWADYHVSFSWMEEFEALHLACAFDIKVPESRVNEVIRLLSHINGQVLMGHFDLWRQEEVIIFRQSLLLAGGAEPTNQQVEVLLSSALDACESYFQAFQFVVWSGMDAQRAVDAVLFETVGEA is encoded by the coding sequence ATGAGCCTTTTGGAAATGGAAGTCGAACGCCAGTCCAACCCGGTCGATATGATCGAGTTCGTGGCCGCCAACAATGACTGGTCTTTCGAGCGCTCCGGTGAAGACGAGATCGCCATGACGGTCGAAGGCAAATGGGCGGACTATCACGTTTCCTTCTCCTGGATGGAGGAGTTCGAGGCGCTGCATCTGGCTTGCGCCTTCGATATCAAGGTGCCGGAAAGCCGCGTCAACGAGGTGATCCGCCTGCTTTCCCATATCAACGGCCAGGTGCTGATGGGGCATTTCGACCTCTGGCGCCAAGAAGAAGTCATCATCTTCCGCCAATCTCTCTTGCTCGCGGGCGGCGCGGAACCGACGAATCAGCAGGTCGAGGTGCTGTTGTCGAGTGCGCTCGATGCTTGCGAGTCCTATTTCCAGGCGTTCCAGTTTGTCGTTTGGTCCGGAATGGACGCGCAACGTGCAGTCGATGCGGTGCTGTTCGAAACCGTCGGGGAGGCGTGA
- a CDS encoding branched-chain amino acid aminotransferase, translating into MAAIPFDQLDGEIWFNGEFVPWKDAKIHVLTHGLHYASAVFEGERAYGGRIFKLTEHNQRLHQSAAILGFKIPYSVEELDSASNELLKRQGFSEAYVRPIAWRGSEQMGVSAQNSRINVSIAIWQWGSYFNPAEKLKGIRLDIAEYRRPDPRTAPSKSKAAGLYMICTISKHAAEAKGYADALMLDWRGQVAEATGANVFFVKDGVLHTPVPDCFLDGITRRTVIELAKRRGYEVVERAIMPEELSGFSECFLTGSAAEVTPVSEIGPYRFAPAAISETLMNDYTKEVNPVAAAAE; encoded by the coding sequence ATGGCAGCTATTCCCTTTGATCAGTTGGACGGTGAAATCTGGTTCAACGGCGAGTTCGTGCCCTGGAAGGATGCAAAGATACATGTGCTGACGCATGGGCTGCACTACGCGAGCGCGGTTTTCGAAGGCGAACGCGCCTATGGCGGGCGCATCTTCAAGCTTACGGAACACAATCAGCGGCTCCACCAATCTGCGGCCATTCTGGGCTTCAAGATTCCCTATTCGGTGGAGGAACTCGACAGTGCCAGCAACGAGTTGCTGAAGCGCCAGGGTTTTTCCGAGGCCTATGTCCGACCGATCGCCTGGCGCGGCAGCGAGCAGATGGGCGTCTCCGCCCAGAACAGCCGCATCAACGTCTCCATCGCCATCTGGCAATGGGGCAGCTATTTCAATCCGGCAGAGAAGTTGAAGGGCATTCGCCTTGATATCGCGGAGTATCGTCGTCCCGATCCGCGGACAGCTCCGTCGAAGTCCAAGGCCGCGGGCCTCTACATGATCTGCACGATCTCGAAGCACGCGGCCGAAGCCAAGGGCTATGCGGACGCTCTGATGCTCGATTGGCGTGGCCAGGTGGCCGAGGCGACCGGCGCCAACGTCTTCTTCGTAAAGGACGGCGTTCTGCATACGCCTGTTCCGGACTGTTTCCTGGACGGAATCACACGTCGGACGGTCATCGAACTTGCCAAGCGCCGGGGCTACGAGGTGGTCGAACGAGCAATCATGCCGGAAGAGCTTTCCGGCTTTTCGGAATGCTTCCTGACCGGCTCGGCTGCCGAGGTCACTCCGGTATCGGAGATCGGCCCCTATCGCTTCGCGCCCGCCGCGATCAGCGAAACGCTGATGAATGACTATACGAAGGAAGTTAATCCAGTCGCAGCGGCAGCAGAATAA
- a CDS encoding protein-tyrosine phosphatase family protein encodes MTISRDVVCERVKVSCLWRAAEVAREWRASHVLSLLDPELPETDVPSIADVAHRVVRMRDQENAGATQHFPDLVLDVFEAMRPVADDQSSRILVHCHAGVSRSTAFAYGLIAHQFGKGREDEAFAALLTITRKPWPNRRIVEILDASLGREGRLLAPLDAMRARYPRRIDAWHRFNLRRGLTAAYSR; translated from the coding sequence ATGACGATTAGCCGCGACGTTGTCTGCGAACGCGTCAAGGTTTCCTGCCTCTGGCGCGCGGCGGAAGTTGCGCGGGAATGGCGGGCGAGCCATGTGCTCTCCCTTCTCGATCCGGAATTGCCGGAAACGGACGTGCCCTCCATCGCCGATGTCGCGCACCGCGTGGTGCGCATGCGCGATCAGGAAAATGCCGGCGCGACGCAGCATTTCCCTGATCTCGTCCTGGATGTTTTCGAGGCCATGAGGCCGGTCGCCGACGATCAATCGAGCCGTATCCTGGTCCATTGCCATGCCGGCGTCAGCCGTTCGACGGCTTTCGCCTACGGGCTGATCGCCCATCAATTTGGAAAGGGCAGAGAGGACGAGGCCTTCGCGGCGCTGCTGACGATCACCCGCAAGCCCTGGCCAAACCGCCGGATCGTCGAAATCCTCGATGCCTCCCTCGGCCGCGAGGGCAGGCTGCTTGCCCCGCTCGACGCAATGCGCGCTCGCTATCCGCGCCGGATCGACGCGTGGCACCGCTTCAATCTCCGGCGCGGCCTTACCGCTGCCTATTCGCGATAA
- a CDS encoding M24 family metallopeptidase, whose protein sequence is MALQFAAEEYAARLARLTAKMQEEKLDALLLFAQESMYWLTGYDTFGYCFFQTLVVTKDGSMVLLTRSADLRQARHTSNIERIEIWVDRVNADPAVDLKNLLNELDLLGCRIGVEYDTHGMTGRTARLVDHQLANFGEMIDASLLVSRLRLIKSPAEIAHVEKAASLADDALEAALPLIRPGGSEAAILAAMQGAVFAGGGDYPANEFIIGSGADALLCRYKSGRRTLDANDQLTLEWAGVSAHYHAAMMRTVVIGEPTARHRELYSACRETIQAIEMVLRPGNTFGTVFDVHAKIMDERGLARHRLNACGYSLGARFSPSWMEHQMFHVGNPEEIEPDMSLFVHMIIMDSDSGTAMTLGQTYLTTPEKPRALSRYGLDFISA, encoded by the coding sequence ATGGCGCTTCAGTTTGCCGCAGAGGAATACGCAGCCCGCCTTGCGCGGCTGACGGCCAAAATGCAGGAAGAGAAGCTCGACGCCCTGCTGCTCTTTGCGCAGGAGAGCATGTACTGGCTGACCGGTTACGATACGTTCGGCTACTGCTTCTTTCAGACGCTGGTCGTCACGAAAGACGGATCGATGGTGCTCCTGACGCGCTCGGCCGACCTGCGCCAGGCGCGTCACACGTCCAATATCGAGCGCATTGAAATCTGGGTGGATCGGGTCAATGCCGATCCGGCGGTGGACCTCAAGAACCTGCTCAACGAACTCGACCTGCTCGGCTGCCGGATCGGCGTCGAATACGACACGCACGGCATGACCGGCAGAACGGCACGACTGGTCGACCACCAACTCGCCAACTTCGGCGAAATGATCGACGCCTCGCTCCTTGTGAGCCGCCTTCGCCTGATCAAGAGCCCCGCCGAAATCGCCCATGTCGAAAAGGCAGCCAGCCTCGCCGACGACGCGCTCGAAGCGGCCCTGCCACTGATCCGCCCGGGTGGCAGCGAGGCCGCCATTCTCGCGGCCATGCAGGGCGCGGTCTTTGCCGGCGGTGGCGACTATCCGGCCAACGAATTCATCATCGGCTCCGGCGCCGACGCCCTGCTCTGCCGCTACAAGTCCGGCCGGCGCACGCTCGACGCCAACGACCAGCTGACCCTCGAATGGGCAGGCGTCAGCGCCCATTACCATGCGGCAATGATGCGCACCGTCGTGATCGGAGAGCCGACCGCCCGCCACCGCGAGCTCTACAGCGCCTGCCGCGAGACGATCCAGGCGATCGAAATGGTGCTCCGCCCCGGCAACACCTTCGGCACCGTCTTCGACGTCCATGCCAAGATCATGGACGAACGCGGCCTCGCCCGCCACCGGCTGAACGCCTGCGGCTATTCTCTTGGTGCGCGCTTCTCCCCATCCTGGATGGAGCACCAGATGTTCCATGTCGGCAACCCTGAGGAGATCGAGCCGGACATGTCGCTCTTCGTGCACATGATCATCATGGATTCCGACAGCGGAACAGCCATGACCCTCGGCCAGACCTACCTCACGACACCCGAGAAGCCACGCGCGCTCTCACGTTACGGGCTGGACTTCATTTCTGCGTAA